In Oncorhynchus clarkii lewisi isolate Uvic-CL-2024 chromosome 16, UVic_Ocla_1.0, whole genome shotgun sequence, one genomic interval encodes:
- the LOC139368159 gene encoding NLR family CARD domain-containing protein 3 isoform X1: MERNTHYNSILDRNKRIAWQEDCYVDLQSTLTSTSTKGEMEDVGWIQKHQGHLQRFITTPLLEGALSHMRKLELLSQGEEAQVQAGGQLQERVGTLTSILASMDPQGSNALQAYLENSDSQMYRLITMHDPMVQEHKEALLLQYPTPSDSLSPGPCSPEFSSSRILILVDGLSDLQQKEHDLMQVEATRGARRHHVRQLALAKLLEPLTRVSLPPRVSLTVGVAGIGKSTLVRHFVRLWSRGEICTDVSFVLPFAFWELNTGEKLSAERLVKLAFPHMTDPSLVLSGTCRTLLIFDGLDEFRCPLDFSETVPCTDPKKEVSVDDLVTNIIRGNLLPEAAVWVTSRPAVASLIPGGLVDRLTEIPGFSPKEIRLFLSHNFPKGDTASQIWTHLESNKIFMVMSYMPCICWIVAVTFGYLLESGWQEGLPRTCTELYSHFCAMRAEAGEPRGREPIKMDQLNGNNRKLLGSLGRLAFYGLLKHKYTFSEQDMRAYGVDLPSTQGGLGTGVLIREESPSCVAYRFTHLTVQEFLAATYYHICSKRAIFDLFSESAMSWPKIGFQNHFRSALQRSQQAEDGHLDVFVRFLAGLLCPAAVRPLAGLLAQGKDDGGQRVWAAGLLQDLLGSGGAVVSLRSVNVAYCLQELQHTEVLRSVEEDLRCGGLGWKLTRTHCTALAYLLQVSPECSEETNLSACLDYSTVKSLLPQLLYCSHLRLENNNFKDDVMELLGSLLSAKDCHLQKISLAENAISNKGAKALSRALLVNRTLITLDLRSNNIGSKGAKFLAEALKMNQVLVSINFQNNLIEEEGARALAEVLLSNRKLVSLNVQKNCIGADGAKRIAEALKTNRTLTELILSSNQLGDKGTAALAQALTVNHSLHSLHLQSNSISNKGMTALTKALRLNRGLICLNLRENSIGVEGAKDMARALQENSSLRHLDLTANLLHDEGVKAIAGAVKVNRALTTLRLQWNFIKCTATKSLAHALLTNSTMQLLDLQENAIGDEGVVALAGALKTNTSLCTLCLQGVSAGRSGAISMAEALMVNKTLHTLDLRGNFIGMEGAKALANALKTNRTLKSLNLQENSLGMDGAIFIATALKGNHQLTYINLQGNGIGESGAKVISDAIRTNSPDCVVEI, from the exons ATGGAAAGAAACACCCATTACAATTCTATTCTGGACAGAAACAAGCGTATCGCATGGCAAGAGGACTGCTATGTTGACCTCCAGTCTACCCTCACCTCAACTTCCAccaagggagagatggaag ATGTGGGCTGGATCCAGAAACATCAGGGGCATCTGCAGCGCTTCATTACCACTCCCCTCCTGGAGGGGGCGCTGTCCCACATGAGGAAGCTGGAACTGCTGAGCCAGGGTGAGGAGGCCCAGGTACAAGCTGGAGGGCAGCTGCAGGAGCGGGTGGGCACCCTTACCTCCATCCTGGCCAGCATGGACCCCCAGGGCTCCAACGCTCTCCAGGCCTACCTTGAGAACTCTGACTCCCAGATGTACAGGCTCATCACGATGCACG ACCCCATGGTTCAGGAGCACAAGGAGGCTCTTCTGTTGCAGTATCCCACACCAAGTGACAGCCTCTCCCCTGGCCCCTGTAGCCCAGAATTCTCCTCCTCCAGAATCTTGATCCTGGTCGACGGCCTATCAGACCTCCAGCAGAAGGAGCATGACCTCATGCAGGTTGAGGCCACCCGTGGGGCGCGGAGACACCACGTCAGACAGTTGGCCCTGGCCAAACTCCTGGAGCCCCTCACACGGGTCAGCCTGCCCCCCAGGGTCTCACTCACTGTGGGAGTGGCCGGCATCGGCAAGAGCACCCTTGTGAGACATTTTGTACGCCTTTGGAGCAGAGGTGAGATCTGCACAGACGTGAGTTTTGTCTTGCCCTTTGCCTTCTGGGAGCTGAACACTGGGGAGAAGCTGTCGGCCGAAAGACTGGTGAAGCTGGCCTTCCCTCACATGACGGACCCCAGCCTGGTGCTGAGTGGTACATGTCGGACATTGCTGATCTTCGACGGTCTGGACGAGTTCCGTTGTCCTCTGGACTTCTCGGAGACTGTGCCTTGCACAGACCCCAAGAAGGAGGTGTCGGTGGACGACTTGGTCACCAACATCATCCGGGGCAACCTGCTACCTGAAGCAGCGGTGTGGGTGACCTCCAGGCCAGCGGTGGCCTCGTTGATTCCTGGGGGACTAGTGGACAGGTTGACCGAGATCCCCGGATTCAGCCCGAAGGAAATTCGGCTGTTCCTGAGCCACAACTTCCCTAAGGGAGATACTGCCAGTCAGATATGGACTCACTTGGAGTCCAACAAGATCTTCATGGTGATGTCTTACATGCCTTGCATTTGCTGGATAGTGGCTGTTACCTTTGGGTACCTGTTGGAGAGTGGCTGGCAGGAGGGCCTTCCCAGGACCTGCACTGAGCTCTACTCCCACTTCTGTGCTATGAGAGCCGAAGCAGGTGAGCCCAGAGGCAGAGAGCCTATCAAGATGGACCAGCTTAACGGGAACAACCGCAAGCTGCTGGGAAGTCTGGGCCGACTGGCCTTCTACGGACTTCTGAAGCACAAATACACCTTCAGTGAGCAGGACATGAGGGCCTATGGAGTAGACCTTCCATCCACCCAGGGTGGCCTCGGAACTGGAGTACTGATCCGCGAGGAATCACCAAGTTGTGTGGCCTACCGCTTCACCCACCTGACTGTGCAGGAGTTCTTAGCAGCCACGTACTACCACATCTGCTCCAAACGTGCCATCTTTGACCTGTTCAGCGAGAGCGCCATGTCCTGGCCCAAGATCGGCTTCCAGAACCACTTCAGGAGCGCCCTGCAGCGATCCCAGCAGGCAGAGGATGGTCACCTGGATGTGTTTGTGCGGTTCCTGGCGGGGTTGCTGTGTCCAGCGGCAGTGCGGCCGCTGGCAGGCCTGCTGGCCCAGGGGAAGGACGATGGGGGCCAAAGGGTTTGGGCAGCTGGGCTGCTGCAGGACCTCCTGGGCAGCGGTGGTGCTGTGGTGTCACTACGCTCAGTGAATGTGGCCTACTGCCTGCAGGAGCTGCAGCACACAGAGGTGCTACGCAGCGTAGAGGAGGACCTGCGCTGTGGCGGCCTGGGATGGAAGCTGACACGGACACACTGCACAGCGCTGGCCTACCTGCTACAGGTGTCTCCAGAGTGCAGCGAGGAGACCAACCTGTCGGCATGTCTGGACTACTCCACTGTCAAAAGCCTGCTGCCTCAGCTGCTCTACTGCAGCCATCTCAG ATTGGAAAATAACAATTTTAAAGATGATGTCATGGAACTGCTGGGAAGCTTACTGAGTGCAAAGGACTGCCACCTTCAGAAGATAAG TCTGGCAGAGAACGCTATCAGCAACAAAGGGGCCAAGGCCCTGAGTCGAGCACTACTGGTTAACCGGACGCTAATTACACTTGA TCTCCGTAGCAACAACATTGGATCTAAAGGTGCCAAGTTTCTAGCAGAAGCCCTCAAAATGAATCAGGTCCTGGTGTCCATCAA TTTCCAAAATAATCTCATTGAGGAGGAGGGCGCTCGGGCCCTGGCTGAGGTGCTGCTGTCCAACCGCAAACTTGTCTCGCTGAA TGTACAGAAGAATTGTATTGGAGCAGATGGGGCCAAGAGGATTGCAGAAGCGCTAAAGACAAACCGGACACTTACAGAACTGAT TCTGAGCAGTAACCAGCTGGGGGACAAAGGCACTGCAGCCCTGGCCCAGGCCCTGACCGTCAACCACAGCCTCCACTCGCTGCA CCTGCAGAGTAACTCCATCAGTAACAAAGGGATGACTGCGTTAACCAAGGCTCTGCGGTTGAACCGTGGACTCATCTGTCTGAA CCTGCGCGAGAACTCAATCGGGGTGGAGGGGGCGAAGGATATGGCCAGGGCACTGCAGGAGAACAGCTCTCTCCGGCACCTGGA tctTACAGCCAACCTGCTGCACGATGAGGGGGTGAAAGCCATAGCTGGAGCTGTGAAGGTCAACCGAGCGCTTACTACTTTACG TCTCCAGTGGAATTTCATCAAGTGCACAGCCACTAAATCCTTGGCCCACGCCCTACTCACCAACTCCACCATGCAGCTACTAGA tctacaggAAAATGCCATTGGGGATGAAGGAGTGGTAGCTCTGGCAGGAGCCCTGAAGACCAATACGTCTCTCTGTACATTGTG tctccAGGGTGTATCAGCAGGCAGGAGTGGAGCCATCTCAATGGCCGAGGCTCTAATGGTCAACAAAACCCTGCACACTCTGGA CCTACGAGGGAACTTCATAGGAATGGAGGGAGCCAAGGCTTTGGCTAATGCACTGaagacaaacagaacactcaaATCATTAAA TCTGCAGGAGAACTCTCTGGGAATGGATGGAGCCATATTCATCGCCACAGCCCTGAAAGGAAACCACCAGCTAACTTATATAAA CTTGCAGGGGAACGGCATCGGAGAGTCGGGAGCAAAGGTAATCTCTGATGCCATCAGAACCAACTCTCCAGACTGTGTGGTGGAGATCTGA
- the LOC139368159 gene encoding NLR family CARD domain-containing protein 3 isoform X2, translating to MERNTHYNSILDRNKRIAWQEDCYVDLQSTLTSTSTKGEMEDVGWIQKHQGHLQRFITTPLLEGALSHMRKLELLSQGEEAQVQAGGQLQERVGTLTSILASMDPQGSNALQAYLENSDSQMYRLITMHDPMVQEHKEALLLQYPTPSDSLSPGPCSPEFSSSRILILVDGLSDLQQKEHDLMQVEATRGARRHHVRQLALAKLLEPLTRVSLPPRVSLTVGVAGIGKSTLVRHFVRLWSRGEICTDVSFVLPFAFWELNTGEKLSAERLVKLAFPHMTDPSLVLSGTCRTLLIFDGLDEFRCPLDFSETVPCTDPKKEVSVDDLVTNIIRGNLLPEAAVWVTSRPAVASLIPGGLVDRLTEIPGFSPKEIRLFLSHNFPKGDTASQIWTHLESNKIFMVMSYMPCICWIVAVTFGYLLESGWQEGLPRTCTELYSHFCAMRAEAGEPRGREPIKMDQLNGNNRKLLGSLGRLAFYGLLKHKYTFSEQDMRAYGVDLPSTQGGLGTGVLIREESPSCVAYRFTHLTVQEFLAATYYHICSKRAIFDLFSESAMSWPKIGFQNHFRSALQRSQQAEDGHLDVFVRFLAGLLCPAAVRPLAGLLAQGKDDGGQRVWAAGLLQDLLGSGGAVVSLRSVNVAYCLQELQHTEVLRSVEEDLRCGGLGWKLTRTHCTALAYLLQVSPECSEETNLSACLDYSTVKSLLPQLLYCSHLRLENNNFKDDVMELLGSLLSAKDCHLQKISLAENAISNKGAKALSRALLVNRTLITLDLRSNNIGSKGAKFLAEALKMNQVLVSINFQNNLIEEEGARALAEVLLSNRKLVSLNVQKNCIGADGAKRIAEALKTNRTLTELILSSNQLGDKGTAALAQALTVNHSLHSLHLQSNSISNKGMTALTKALRLNRGLICLNLRENSIGVEGAKDMARALQENSSLRHLDLTANLLHDEGVKAIAGAVKVNRALTTLRLQWNFIKCTATKSLAHALLTNSTMQLLDLQENAIGDEGVVALAGALKTNTSLCTLCLQGVSAGRSGAISMAEALMVNKTLHTLDLRGNFIGMEGAKALANALKTNRTLKSLKRTLWEWMEPYSSPQP from the exons ATGGAAAGAAACACCCATTACAATTCTATTCTGGACAGAAACAAGCGTATCGCATGGCAAGAGGACTGCTATGTTGACCTCCAGTCTACCCTCACCTCAACTTCCAccaagggagagatggaag ATGTGGGCTGGATCCAGAAACATCAGGGGCATCTGCAGCGCTTCATTACCACTCCCCTCCTGGAGGGGGCGCTGTCCCACATGAGGAAGCTGGAACTGCTGAGCCAGGGTGAGGAGGCCCAGGTACAAGCTGGAGGGCAGCTGCAGGAGCGGGTGGGCACCCTTACCTCCATCCTGGCCAGCATGGACCCCCAGGGCTCCAACGCTCTCCAGGCCTACCTTGAGAACTCTGACTCCCAGATGTACAGGCTCATCACGATGCACG ACCCCATGGTTCAGGAGCACAAGGAGGCTCTTCTGTTGCAGTATCCCACACCAAGTGACAGCCTCTCCCCTGGCCCCTGTAGCCCAGAATTCTCCTCCTCCAGAATCTTGATCCTGGTCGACGGCCTATCAGACCTCCAGCAGAAGGAGCATGACCTCATGCAGGTTGAGGCCACCCGTGGGGCGCGGAGACACCACGTCAGACAGTTGGCCCTGGCCAAACTCCTGGAGCCCCTCACACGGGTCAGCCTGCCCCCCAGGGTCTCACTCACTGTGGGAGTGGCCGGCATCGGCAAGAGCACCCTTGTGAGACATTTTGTACGCCTTTGGAGCAGAGGTGAGATCTGCACAGACGTGAGTTTTGTCTTGCCCTTTGCCTTCTGGGAGCTGAACACTGGGGAGAAGCTGTCGGCCGAAAGACTGGTGAAGCTGGCCTTCCCTCACATGACGGACCCCAGCCTGGTGCTGAGTGGTACATGTCGGACATTGCTGATCTTCGACGGTCTGGACGAGTTCCGTTGTCCTCTGGACTTCTCGGAGACTGTGCCTTGCACAGACCCCAAGAAGGAGGTGTCGGTGGACGACTTGGTCACCAACATCATCCGGGGCAACCTGCTACCTGAAGCAGCGGTGTGGGTGACCTCCAGGCCAGCGGTGGCCTCGTTGATTCCTGGGGGACTAGTGGACAGGTTGACCGAGATCCCCGGATTCAGCCCGAAGGAAATTCGGCTGTTCCTGAGCCACAACTTCCCTAAGGGAGATACTGCCAGTCAGATATGGACTCACTTGGAGTCCAACAAGATCTTCATGGTGATGTCTTACATGCCTTGCATTTGCTGGATAGTGGCTGTTACCTTTGGGTACCTGTTGGAGAGTGGCTGGCAGGAGGGCCTTCCCAGGACCTGCACTGAGCTCTACTCCCACTTCTGTGCTATGAGAGCCGAAGCAGGTGAGCCCAGAGGCAGAGAGCCTATCAAGATGGACCAGCTTAACGGGAACAACCGCAAGCTGCTGGGAAGTCTGGGCCGACTGGCCTTCTACGGACTTCTGAAGCACAAATACACCTTCAGTGAGCAGGACATGAGGGCCTATGGAGTAGACCTTCCATCCACCCAGGGTGGCCTCGGAACTGGAGTACTGATCCGCGAGGAATCACCAAGTTGTGTGGCCTACCGCTTCACCCACCTGACTGTGCAGGAGTTCTTAGCAGCCACGTACTACCACATCTGCTCCAAACGTGCCATCTTTGACCTGTTCAGCGAGAGCGCCATGTCCTGGCCCAAGATCGGCTTCCAGAACCACTTCAGGAGCGCCCTGCAGCGATCCCAGCAGGCAGAGGATGGTCACCTGGATGTGTTTGTGCGGTTCCTGGCGGGGTTGCTGTGTCCAGCGGCAGTGCGGCCGCTGGCAGGCCTGCTGGCCCAGGGGAAGGACGATGGGGGCCAAAGGGTTTGGGCAGCTGGGCTGCTGCAGGACCTCCTGGGCAGCGGTGGTGCTGTGGTGTCACTACGCTCAGTGAATGTGGCCTACTGCCTGCAGGAGCTGCAGCACACAGAGGTGCTACGCAGCGTAGAGGAGGACCTGCGCTGTGGCGGCCTGGGATGGAAGCTGACACGGACACACTGCACAGCGCTGGCCTACCTGCTACAGGTGTCTCCAGAGTGCAGCGAGGAGACCAACCTGTCGGCATGTCTGGACTACTCCACTGTCAAAAGCCTGCTGCCTCAGCTGCTCTACTGCAGCCATCTCAG ATTGGAAAATAACAATTTTAAAGATGATGTCATGGAACTGCTGGGAAGCTTACTGAGTGCAAAGGACTGCCACCTTCAGAAGATAAG TCTGGCAGAGAACGCTATCAGCAACAAAGGGGCCAAGGCCCTGAGTCGAGCACTACTGGTTAACCGGACGCTAATTACACTTGA TCTCCGTAGCAACAACATTGGATCTAAAGGTGCCAAGTTTCTAGCAGAAGCCCTCAAAATGAATCAGGTCCTGGTGTCCATCAA TTTCCAAAATAATCTCATTGAGGAGGAGGGCGCTCGGGCCCTGGCTGAGGTGCTGCTGTCCAACCGCAAACTTGTCTCGCTGAA TGTACAGAAGAATTGTATTGGAGCAGATGGGGCCAAGAGGATTGCAGAAGCGCTAAAGACAAACCGGACACTTACAGAACTGAT TCTGAGCAGTAACCAGCTGGGGGACAAAGGCACTGCAGCCCTGGCCCAGGCCCTGACCGTCAACCACAGCCTCCACTCGCTGCA CCTGCAGAGTAACTCCATCAGTAACAAAGGGATGACTGCGTTAACCAAGGCTCTGCGGTTGAACCGTGGACTCATCTGTCTGAA CCTGCGCGAGAACTCAATCGGGGTGGAGGGGGCGAAGGATATGGCCAGGGCACTGCAGGAGAACAGCTCTCTCCGGCACCTGGA tctTACAGCCAACCTGCTGCACGATGAGGGGGTGAAAGCCATAGCTGGAGCTGTGAAGGTCAACCGAGCGCTTACTACTTTACG TCTCCAGTGGAATTTCATCAAGTGCACAGCCACTAAATCCTTGGCCCACGCCCTACTCACCAACTCCACCATGCAGCTACTAGA tctacaggAAAATGCCATTGGGGATGAAGGAGTGGTAGCTCTGGCAGGAGCCCTGAAGACCAATACGTCTCTCTGTACATTGTG tctccAGGGTGTATCAGCAGGCAGGAGTGGAGCCATCTCAATGGCCGAGGCTCTAATGGTCAACAAAACCCTGCACACTCTGGA CCTACGAGGGAACTTCATAGGAATGGAGGGAGCCAAGGCTTTGGCTAATGCACTGaagacaaacagaacactcaaATCATTAAA GAGAACTCTCTGGGAATGGATGGAGCCATATTCATCGCCACAGCCCTGA